The following are encoded together in the Serratia odorifera genome:
- the hemE gene encoding uroporphyrinogen decarboxylase, giving the protein MNELKNDRYLRALLRQPVDITPVWMMRQAGRYLPEYKATRAQAGDFMSLCKNAELACEVTLQPLRRYPLDAAILFSDILTIPDAMGLGLYFETGEGPRFSSPITCRAEVEKLPLFDPEDELGYVMNAVRTIRRELKGQVPLIGFSGSPWTLATYMVEGGSSKAFTKLKKMMYAEPQTLHLLLDKLADSVILYLNAQIRAGAQSVMVFDTWGGVLTGRDYAEFSLNYMHKIVDGLIREHDGRRVPVTLFTKGGGQWLEAMAATGCDALGLDWTCDIADARRRVGNKVALQGNMDPSMLYAAPQRIEQEVETILAGFGHGEGHVFNLGHGIHQDVPPENAGVFVDAVHALSARYHR; this is encoded by the coding sequence ATGAATGAGTTGAAAAACGATCGATACCTGCGCGCGCTGCTGCGCCAGCCGGTGGACATCACCCCCGTATGGATGATGCGCCAGGCCGGTCGTTATTTACCGGAGTACAAGGCAACACGCGCTCAGGCCGGTGATTTTATGTCGCTGTGCAAAAATGCCGAGCTGGCCTGCGAGGTGACGTTACAGCCGCTGCGCCGTTATCCGCTTGACGCGGCGATCCTGTTCTCCGACATTCTGACCATCCCTGATGCCATGGGGCTCGGGCTCTACTTTGAAACCGGCGAAGGTCCGCGTTTCTCGTCGCCGATTACCTGCCGCGCCGAGGTAGAAAAACTGCCGTTGTTCGATCCGGAAGACGAACTGGGTTATGTGATGAACGCGGTACGCACCATTCGCCGTGAACTGAAGGGGCAGGTACCGCTGATTGGTTTCTCCGGAAGTCCGTGGACGCTGGCGACCTATATGGTCGAAGGCGGCAGCAGCAAGGCGTTTACCAAGCTGAAGAAAATGATGTATGCCGAGCCGCAGACGCTGCATCTGCTGTTGGATAAACTGGCGGATAGCGTCATTTTGTATCTCAACGCCCAAATCAGGGCCGGTGCGCAGTCGGTGATGGTATTCGATACCTGGGGTGGCGTACTGACCGGTCGCGATTATGCCGAGTTTTCACTCAATTACATGCATAAGATCGTTGACGGCCTGATCCGTGAGCATGACGGCAGGCGGGTGCCGGTGACGCTGTTTACCAAAGGCGGCGGCCAGTGGCTGGAAGCGATGGCGGCGACCGGCTGCGATGCGCTGGGCCTCGATTGGACCTGCGATATTGCCGATGCGCGCCGCCGGGTTGGCAATAAAGTTGCGCTGCAGGGCAACATGGATCCTTCCATGCTTTATGCTGCACCGCAACGCATCGAACAGGAAGTGGAAACTATCCTGGCTGGCTTCGGCCACGGCGAGGGGCATGTGTTTAACCTGGGGCACGGTATTCATCAGGACGTCCCGCCGGAAAACGCCGGCGTGTTCGTTGACGCTGTGCATGCGCTGTCGGCCAGGTATCACCGTTAA
- the nfi gene encoding deoxyribonuclease V (cleaves DNA at apurinic or apyrimidinic sites), which translates to MIDTQALRAEQLQRASDVIRTDDFIVDPPAFIAGCDVGFEQEGAVTRAAIAILRYPSLALVEYQIARVATTMPYIPGFLSFREYPALLAAWQQLQQKPDLIFVDGHGISHPRRLGVASHFGLLVDVPTIGVAKKRLCGTFEALEDVQGALEPLLDKGEQLGWVWRSKARCNPLFIATGHRVSADSALAWVKRCMAGYRLPEPTRWADAIASRRPAFQRWLAAHPEVSP; encoded by the coding sequence GTGATTGATACGCAGGCTTTGCGCGCCGAGCAGCTGCAGCGCGCTTCCGACGTTATCCGCACGGATGATTTTATTGTCGATCCGCCGGCCTTTATCGCCGGCTGTGACGTTGGCTTCGAGCAGGAAGGCGCGGTAACGCGCGCCGCTATCGCCATCCTGCGTTATCCCTCACTGGCGCTGGTGGAATATCAAATCGCCCGCGTTGCCACCACCATGCCTTACATCCCCGGCTTTCTCTCGTTTCGCGAATACCCGGCATTACTGGCGGCCTGGCAACAGTTGCAGCAGAAACCCGACCTGATCTTTGTCGACGGGCACGGTATTTCGCATCCGCGCCGGTTAGGGGTCGCCAGCCACTTTGGCCTGCTGGTGGACGTACCGACCATTGGCGTGGCGAAAAAACGCCTGTGCGGTACGTTTGAGGCGCTGGAGGATGTGCAGGGAGCTCTGGAGCCGCTGCTCGACAAGGGCGAGCAGCTCGGTTGGGTATGGCGCAGCAAGGCACGTTGCAACCCGTTGTTTATCGCCACCGGCCATCGCGTCAGCGCCGATAGCGCGCTGGCCTGGGTAAAACGTTGCATGGCGGGTTACCGTTTGCCGGAGCCGACACGCTGGGCCGATGCTATCGCCTCGCGCCGCCCGGCCTTCCAGCGCTGGCTGGCCGCGCATCCAGAGGTGTCGCCATGA
- a CDS encoding YjaG family protein has translation MLRNPIHLRLEKLESWQHLTFMASLCERMYPNYQMFCLQTEFGDPAIYRRILDLVWETLVVKDAKVNFDSQLEKLEQAIPSAEDYDLYGVYPAIDACIALGELIHSRLSGETLEHAVAISETSIRTVAMLEMTQAGKEMTDEELKVMPAVEEEWDIQWEIFRLLAACEERDIDLIKGLRSDLREAGVSNIGINLTQ, from the coding sequence ATGCTACGTAACCCGATTCATTTACGTCTGGAAAAGCTTGAAAGCTGGCAACATTTGACCTTTATGGCTAGTCTGTGCGAGCGTATGTACCCGAATTACCAGATGTTCTGCCTGCAAACCGAGTTTGGCGATCCGGCGATTTATCGTCGTATTCTGGATTTGGTGTGGGAAACGCTGGTAGTGAAAGACGCCAAGGTCAACTTCGATAGTCAGCTTGAGAAGTTGGAACAGGCGATTCCTTCGGCAGAAGATTACGATCTTTACGGCGTTTACCCGGCGATCGATGCCTGCATCGCATTAGGGGAACTGATTCATTCGCGGCTCAGCGGGGAGACGTTGGAGCACGCCGTCGCCATCAGCGAAACCTCAATTCGCACCGTGGCGATGTTGGAAATGACCCAGGCCGGGAAAGAAATGACCGATGAAGAACTGAAGGTGATGCCGGCAGTTGAGGAGGAATGGGACATCCAATGGGAAATTTTCCGCCTGTTGGCAGCCTGCGAGGAGCGCGATATAGACCTGATCAAAGGGCTGCGATCCGACCTTCGCGAGGCTGGTGTGAGTAACATCGGGATAAATTTAACGCAATAA
- the hupA gene encoding nucleoid-associated protein HU-alpha → MNKTQLIDVIADKADLSKAQAKLALESTLAAITESLKEGDAVQLVGFGTFKVNHRAERTGRNPQTGKEIKIAAANVPAFVSGKALKDAVK, encoded by the coding sequence ATGAACAAGACTCAACTGATTGATGTAATCGCAGACAAGGCTGACCTTTCCAAAGCACAGGCTAAACTGGCTCTGGAATCTACCCTGGCTGCCATTACCGAGTCTCTGAAAGAAGGTGATGCAGTACAATTGGTTGGTTTCGGTACTTTCAAAGTAAACCATCGTGCAGAGCGCACTGGCCGCAACCCACAAACTGGTAAAGAAATCAAAATCGCAGCCGCTAACGTACCTGCGTTCGTTTCTGGCAAAGCACTGAAAGACGCTGTTAAGTAA
- a CDS encoding DUF1481 domain-containing protein, producing the protein MKPLLFVRRALIVIGVAAGLGACSWHQDPPSFTASGYVADQGAIRLWRKDDDRQHPQVLMTVYSPYRGIGTVTTHYEYQNGELRQIKRVDADGNKDSIQLRFADDGTVSFMQRQLATRREQLSSDDIARYKYQARRVLELSNALRAGKVQLLQGRWQQGTVQTCAGERINPGLNSSSNAWIERRAQNSSGPLSIAWLEAPEGRELLLVANEDFCNWEPKESSL; encoded by the coding sequence TTGAAGCCCCTTTTGTTTGTCCGACGGGCGCTCATTGTCATCGGCGTTGCCGCTGGCCTGGGCGCCTGCAGTTGGCATCAGGATCCTCCCAGCTTTACCGCCAGCGGCTATGTGGCCGATCAAGGGGCGATTCGCCTGTGGCGTAAAGATGACGATCGGCAGCACCCGCAGGTGCTGATGACCGTTTACAGCCCTTATCGCGGGATAGGCACCGTAACCACCCACTATGAATACCAGAACGGCGAGCTACGACAGATCAAACGTGTCGACGCCGACGGTAATAAAGACTCGATCCAACTGCGCTTCGCCGATGACGGCACGGTAAGCTTTATGCAGCGCCAGCTTGCCACGCGACGTGAACAGTTATCCAGTGATGATATTGCGCGCTACAAATACCAGGCGCGACGCGTGCTGGAGTTAAGTAACGCATTGCGTGCCGGCAAGGTGCAATTGCTGCAGGGGCGTTGGCAGCAGGGCACGGTGCAAACCTGTGCGGGAGAACGGATCAATCCGGGGCTGAATAGCTCGTCGAACGCCTGGATTGAACGGCGTGCGCAAAACAGCAGTGGGCCATTGAGTATTGCCTGGCTTGAAGCACCGGAAGGGCGTGAGCTATTGCTGGTGGCTAACGAAGACTTCTGCAACTGGGAACCGAAGGAAAGCTCGCTGTAG